A DNA window from Acinetobacter sp. 10FS3-1 contains the following coding sequences:
- the rpoZ gene encoding DNA-directed RNA polymerase subunit omega produces the protein MARVTVEDCLDHVDNRFELVLVASKRARQLARQGIEPTVEWDNDKPTVVALREIAAGHVSKDILKQRDQDYQTSSLDLALSANNLNLDGFSFQ, from the coding sequence ATGGCACGCGTAACCGTTGAAGATTGTTTAGACCATGTAGACAACCGCTTTGAGCTTGTACTAGTGGCAAGCAAACGCGCGCGTCAATTGGCACGTCAAGGCATTGAACCGACTGTGGAATGGGACAACGACAAACCGACTGTAGTGGCTTTGCGTGAAATTGCTGCAGGGCATGTGTCCAAAGATATTTTAAAACAGCGTGATCAGGATTATCAAACTTCGAGCCTGGATCTGGCACTTTCTGCAAACAACCTTAATCTGGATGGCTTTTCTTTCCAATAA